One Vibrio penaeicida DNA segment encodes these proteins:
- a CDS encoding DNA translocase FtsK 4TM domain-containing protein — translation MFRENKEKVETIIKSQEETSSPRLNGLQRLRDCCFILGCLTAILISIALLSFDPADPSWSQTAWGGEVKNLGGQFGAWVADSLFFVFGSIAYPLPIAISVMTWVFFRKRAEDEPIDFMLWGTRLLGLTVVIITSCGLADINFDDIWYFSSGGVIGDVITNLALPAFNLLGTTLVLLFLWGAGFTLLTGISWLSIVEWLGNSFISFCAWVINLVRGSKEEHIKPTLQDPELKDPDQQESISPSLDMESPYQAPADDIEPNFSQLDDDDGHVESRFNIHLPQAVHRDDSDHLPISEQVTESNEFDSGVLEQNEERALSPNATIEELTYQAEQANDYAEGADAVAVSDIQPSENSQEAEDVQQDMHDSINFDDVYIEESTPTISEFETEPTLNEEERASEVEVDASSDFNEEVIEPASDSLAEVEEVVEGDADVAAFQSLVADAQQNVAASQNPFLVQKDQTLPKPTSPMPTLELLYHPEKRENHIDRTALEDIARLVESKLADYKITAKVVDIFPGPVITRFELDLAPGVKVSRISGLSMDLARSLSAMAVRVVEVIPGKPYVGLELPNMSRQTVFLSDVINSPQFENATSPTTVVLGQDIAGEAVVADLAKMPHVLVAGTTGSGKSVGVNVMILSMLYKSKPEDVRFIMIDPKMLELSIYEGIPHLLSEVVTDMKDASNALRWCVGEMERRYKLMSALGVRNIKGFNEKLKMAADAGHPIHDPLWQAGDSMDELPPLLEKLPYIVVIVDEFADLMMVVGKKVEELIARLAQKARAAGVHLILATQRPSVDVITGLIKANIPTRVAFTVSTKTDSRTILDQGGAESLLGMGDMLYLPPGSSHTIRVHGAFASDDDVHAVVNDWKARGKPEYIDEITNGEQTADTLLPGEAMEADEDVDPLFDQVVEHVVESRRGSVSGVQRRFKIGYNRAARIVEQLEAQGIVSAPGHNGNREVLAPPPVRD, via the coding sequence ATGTTCAGAGAGAACAAAGAAAAGGTTGAAACCATTATAAAGTCCCAAGAAGAGACTTCATCTCCTCGATTAAATGGGCTACAACGACTTCGCGATTGCTGCTTCATATTAGGTTGTCTTACAGCGATTCTAATCTCTATTGCTTTACTTTCCTTTGATCCCGCTGATCCTTCATGGTCGCAAACTGCATGGGGAGGCGAAGTGAAAAACCTAGGTGGGCAATTTGGCGCTTGGGTAGCAGACAGTCTTTTCTTTGTTTTTGGCTCTATAGCTTATCCTCTACCTATTGCTATCTCCGTGATGACTTGGGTGTTCTTTCGAAAAAGGGCAGAAGATGAACCCATCGATTTTATGTTGTGGGGAACACGCCTCTTAGGGCTAACCGTCGTCATAATTACGAGTTGTGGCCTTGCCGATATCAATTTTGATGACATCTGGTACTTCTCATCAGGTGGTGTCATTGGTGACGTGATCACTAATCTGGCGTTACCCGCATTTAACTTGCTGGGCACAACACTTGTTCTGCTGTTTTTATGGGGAGCAGGCTTCACCCTTCTTACGGGCATTTCTTGGTTATCTATTGTTGAATGGTTAGGCAATTCGTTTATTTCATTCTGCGCATGGGTCATAAATTTGGTTCGCGGTTCTAAAGAAGAACACATTAAACCTACATTGCAGGATCCAGAGCTTAAAGATCCTGACCAGCAAGAATCCATATCGCCTTCGTTGGATATGGAAAGCCCATACCAAGCGCCTGCTGACGACATTGAACCGAATTTCTCTCAGTTGGATGATGACGATGGTCATGTTGAGTCAAGATTCAACATTCACCTCCCTCAAGCGGTACACAGAGATGATTCTGATCATCTTCCCATCAGCGAGCAAGTGACTGAATCGAATGAATTCGACAGTGGCGTGCTTGAGCAAAATGAAGAACGGGCACTTTCACCTAATGCAACCATCGAAGAGCTGACCTATCAAGCAGAGCAAGCGAACGATTATGCTGAAGGAGCAGATGCTGTCGCGGTGAGTGATATTCAGCCGAGTGAAAACTCGCAGGAAGCTGAAGATGTACAGCAAGACATGCATGACTCTATTAATTTCGATGATGTGTATATAGAAGAGAGCACGCCAACAATTTCTGAATTTGAAACTGAACCTACCCTTAATGAAGAGGAAAGAGCTTCTGAGGTAGAAGTAGACGCTTCATCTGATTTTAATGAGGAAGTCATTGAACCTGCTTCAGACTCTTTAGCAGAGGTTGAAGAAGTTGTGGAAGGCGATGCAGATGTTGCTGCATTCCAGTCATTGGTGGCGGACGCGCAGCAAAATGTTGCCGCGAGTCAAAATCCGTTCCTTGTGCAAAAGGACCAAACATTACCCAAGCCCACTTCTCCTATGCCAACTCTTGAGTTGTTGTATCATCCGGAGAAGCGAGAGAATCATATAGATAGAACAGCTCTAGAAGATATTGCTCGTTTGGTTGAATCAAAATTAGCTGATTACAAGATTACCGCGAAAGTGGTTGATATCTTCCCCGGTCCGGTTATTACTCGTTTCGAGTTAGATTTGGCACCAGGGGTAAAAGTAAGCCGTATATCTGGTCTGTCTATGGACTTAGCGCGCTCTTTATCTGCTATGGCAGTACGTGTGGTTGAAGTCATTCCGGGCAAACCTTATGTTGGATTGGAATTACCCAATATGAGCCGTCAGACGGTGTTCTTGTCCGATGTGATCAACAGTCCTCAATTTGAAAATGCCACCTCACCAACCACGGTGGTACTTGGTCAAGATATTGCTGGTGAGGCTGTTGTTGCGGACTTGGCGAAAATGCCACATGTCCTTGTCGCTGGTACGACGGGTTCAGGTAAGTCAGTCGGCGTGAATGTCATGATCTTAAGCATGCTCTATAAGTCGAAGCCGGAAGACGTTCGATTTATTATGATCGACCCGAAAATGTTGGAGCTTTCGATTTACGAGGGCATTCCACACCTGCTTTCGGAAGTGGTAACCGACATGAAAGATGCGTCGAACGCGCTGCGTTGGTGTGTTGGTGAAATGGAACGTCGATACAAGCTCATGTCTGCTCTGGGTGTTAGAAACATCAAAGGATTCAATGAAAAATTAAAAATGGCGGCGGACGCTGGGCACCCAATCCATGACCCACTGTGGCAAGCGGGTGATAGTATGGACGAATTGCCACCTCTATTAGAAAAACTGCCGTACATTGTTGTCATTGTCGATGAATTTGCCGATCTCATGATGGTCGTCGGTAAAAAAGTGGAAGAGTTGATAGCCCGACTGGCGCAAAAAGCACGAGCTGCTGGTGTGCATTTGATTTTAGCAACGCAGCGTCCATCGGTTGATGTGATCACCGGTTTAATCAAAGCGAACATACCAACACGTGTTGCCTTTACGGTATCAACGAAAACAGATTCAAGAACCATTCTTGATCAAGGTGGTGCCGAGTCACTGCTTGGAATGGGTGACATGCTTTATCTTCCTCCGGGATCGAGCCATACGATTCGTGTTCACGGGGCATTTGCCTCGGACGATGATGTTCATGCTGTTGTTAATGATTGGAAAGCTCGTGGTAAACCTGAGTACATTGATGAAATCACTAACGGTGAACAGACAGCGGATACGTTGTTGCCCGGCGAGGCTATGGAAGCTGACGAAGATGTTGATCCATTGTTTGACCAAGTGGTAGAGCACGTTGTGGAAAGCAGACGTGGTTCTGTTTCCGGTGTACAGCGTCGATTCAAGATCGGGTATAACCGTGCAGCCAGAATTGTGGAGCAACTCGAAGCACAAGGTATTGTTAGTGCCCCAGGCCACAATGGTAATCGCGAGGTTCTTGCACCGCCACCAGTTAGAGACTAG
- the serS gene encoding serine--tRNA ligase yields the protein MLDSKLLRTELDETAAKLARRGFKLDVETIRQLEEQRKSIQVEVENLQSSRNSISKQIGQKMAAGDKEGAEEIKKQIGNLGSELDAKKVELADVQSKLEDITLSVPNLPDDSVPDGKDENDNVEISRWGEPKTYDFEVKDHVDLGELSGGLDFASATKITGARFIVMKGQFARLHRAIAQFMLDLHTDEHGYSEMYVPYLVNADSLYGTGQLPKFGEDLFHTEPLTEKVNDEEPRKLSLIPTAEVPVTNMVRDTITDEADLPIKMTAHTPCFRSEAGSYGRDTRGLIRMHQFDKVELVQITKPEDSMAALEELTGHAEKVLQLLELPYRKVILCTGDMGFGARKTYDLEVWVPAQETYREISSCSNTADFQARRMQARFRRKGEKKPELVHTLNGSGLAVGRTMVAILENNQESDGRIAIPTVLQKYMNGATHIG from the coding sequence ATGCTGGATTCTAAATTACTTCGAACTGAGCTGGATGAAACAGCTGCAAAATTAGCACGTCGCGGCTTCAAGCTGGACGTAGAGACAATCCGTCAACTTGAAGAGCAACGTAAGTCCATTCAAGTAGAAGTTGAAAATTTACAATCCTCACGCAATTCAATCTCCAAACAAATCGGTCAGAAAATGGCTGCTGGTGATAAAGAAGGTGCCGAAGAGATTAAAAAACAGATCGGTAACCTTGGTAGTGAGTTGGATGCTAAGAAAGTTGAGCTGGCTGACGTTCAATCTAAACTGGAAGACATCACGCTTTCGGTACCTAACTTGCCAGATGATTCTGTGCCTGATGGCAAAGATGAAAACGACAACGTAGAAATTTCTCGCTGGGGCGAACCGAAAACTTACGATTTTGAAGTAAAAGATCATGTTGACCTTGGTGAGTTGAGTGGCGGTCTTGATTTCGCAAGTGCGACCAAGATCACTGGTGCACGTTTTATTGTGATGAAGGGGCAGTTTGCTCGCCTTCACCGTGCTATTGCGCAATTCATGCTTGATCTTCATACCGATGAGCATGGTTACTCTGAAATGTATGTCCCATACCTTGTGAACGCCGACAGCCTATATGGTACTGGTCAGCTTCCTAAGTTTGGTGAAGATCTATTTCATACAGAACCGTTAACCGAAAAAGTAAACGATGAAGAGCCTCGCAAATTGTCTCTTATCCCTACGGCAGAAGTTCCTGTAACAAACATGGTTCGCGATACCATTACAGACGAAGCCGACTTGCCAATTAAGATGACGGCGCACACACCGTGTTTCCGTTCAGAAGCAGGTTCTTATGGCAGAGATACTCGTGGTCTCATTCGTATGCACCAATTTGATAAAGTTGAGTTGGTTCAAATCACTAAGCCAGAAGATTCAATGGCAGCGTTAGAAGAGCTGACAGGGCACGCAGAAAAAGTACTTCAGCTGCTTGAGCTTCCATACCGTAAAGTGATTCTATGTACAGGCGATATGGGCTTTGGAGCTCGTAAAACTTACGATTTAGAAGTATGGGTTCCTGCTCAAGAAACCTATCGCGAGATTTCGTCTTGTTCGAATACGGCAGATTTCCAAGCACGTCGCATGCAAGCTCGCTTCCGTCGTAAAGGCGAGAAAAAACCGGAACTTGTGCATACATTGAATGGTTCAGGTTTGGCAGTCGGTCGTACAATGGTTGCTATCCTAGAAAACAACCAAGAATCAGATGGTCGTATTGCTATCCCTACTGTGCTTCAGAAGTACATGAATGGTGCGACTCACATCGGTTAA
- the lolA gene encoding outer membrane lipoprotein chaperone LolA: protein MKKWLILFTFSVSATTVASPKSELSERLSKTDGFSAAFSQTVTAPDGEVIQQANGTADIARPSMFRWSTIEPDETELVSDGDVVWYYEPFLEQVSIYNQEQATGQTPFVLLTRNRQSDWDNYRVAQKDNRFTLEPVSENSTQGQFIIDVTVKGKIEGFSVVEQDGQTSQFTFNSISMKTPAKERFTFTPPKGVEVYDERGN from the coding sequence ATGAAAAAATGGCTTATTCTGTTCACGTTTAGTGTATCGGCCACCACAGTGGCATCACCTAAATCTGAATTAAGTGAACGATTGAGTAAAACAGACGGGTTCAGCGCGGCGTTTTCGCAAACAGTGACAGCGCCTGATGGCGAAGTGATTCAGCAAGCAAATGGCACTGCGGATATCGCACGTCCAAGCATGTTTCGTTGGTCGACAATAGAACCAGATGAAACAGAGCTTGTTTCTGATGGTGATGTGGTTTGGTATTACGAACCTTTTTTGGAGCAGGTGAGCATTTATAACCAAGAGCAAGCCACGGGACAAACACCCTTTGTACTGCTCACACGAAATAGACAAAGTGACTGGGATAATTACCGAGTTGCTCAAAAAGATAACCGGTTCACCCTTGAGCCTGTTTCAGAAAATTCCACACAAGGGCAATTCATCATTGATGTGACCGTCAAAGGTAAAATAGAAGGTTTTTCTGTTGTCGAGCAAGACGGCCAAACAAGCCAATTTACCTTTAATTCGATCAGTATGAAGACGCCAGCAAAAGAACGATTTACTTTCACACCACCAAAAGGTGTTGAAGTCTATGATGAGCGTGGCAACTAA
- a CDS encoding 8-amino-7-oxononanoate synthase encodes MMQAFRQRIQHQLKHREDNGLTRRLSALSGGNSAHFKLGDQAYVNFSSNDYLGLATDKSMVKAWQDGLEKYGAGSAASPLVTGFSLAHRCLEESLCRWLNFDRAILFSSGFSANQAVLYSLLEKGDWLFQDKLNHASLIEAGMHSPAMMKRFKHNDADNLKGLLANKENALIVTEGVFSMDGDKSPLTLLSQIATASNNLFMVDDAHGIGVLGTEGQGSCNAAGVHPDILVVTFGKGAGLSGAAVLCDHELGDYLTQFARHHVYSTAMPPSQAHALTHSIDMMREQQWRRDKLTELSGIYDEVLSEVPGFIHTETPIKPFICGDSDSALECASSLREQGYWLTAIRPPTVPNGQARLRITLTANHSKKDVIEMASKVKQVVASRT; translated from the coding sequence ATGATGCAAGCGTTTAGACAAAGAATCCAGCACCAACTGAAGCATAGAGAGGACAACGGTTTAACTCGTCGCCTCTCGGCTTTATCGGGTGGTAACAGTGCTCATTTCAAGCTTGGCGACCAAGCTTATGTCAATTTTTCCAGTAACGACTATCTGGGCTTAGCCACAGATAAATCAATGGTTAAAGCGTGGCAAGATGGTTTGGAAAAATACGGTGCGGGTAGCGCGGCGTCACCTCTTGTGACTGGATTCTCTCTTGCACATCGTTGTTTGGAAGAATCATTGTGTCGTTGGCTGAATTTTGACAGAGCTATATTGTTCAGCTCCGGATTCAGTGCCAACCAAGCCGTTTTGTATTCTTTGCTTGAGAAAGGTGATTGGCTGTTTCAAGACAAGCTGAATCACGCTTCGTTAATAGAGGCGGGGATGCACAGCCCCGCGATGATGAAGCGTTTCAAACACAATGATGCCGATAACCTCAAAGGCTTACTCGCCAATAAAGAGAATGCGCTTATCGTGACGGAAGGCGTATTCAGTATGGATGGTGATAAATCACCACTTACTCTCCTTAGTCAGATTGCCACCGCTTCAAATAACCTATTTATGGTGGATGATGCACACGGCATTGGAGTTTTGGGTACTGAAGGGCAAGGTAGCTGTAATGCTGCTGGGGTTCACCCCGATATTTTGGTGGTGACTTTCGGAAAAGGGGCAGGGTTATCTGGCGCAGCTGTTTTGTGTGATCACGAATTAGGCGATTATCTAACCCAGTTTGCACGGCATCATGTTTACTCTACAGCAATGCCGCCTTCTCAAGCGCACGCATTAACTCATTCTATAGATATGATGCGAGAGCAGCAGTGGCGCAGAGACAAATTAACTGAATTGTCCGGTATATATGATGAAGTGCTTTCTGAGGTTCCTGGGTTCATTCACACGGAAACACCGATAAAACCTTTTATTTGTGGTGATTCTGATTCGGCTCTTGAATGCGCAAGTTCTCTAAGAGAGCAAGGTTATTGGTTAACCGCAATTCGTCCACCCACTGTACCTAATGGACAAGCAAGGCTTCGAATTACGTTAACAGCGAATCACAGTAAGAAAGATGTGATAGAAATGGCAAGCAAAGTTAAACAGGTAGTAGCGAGTCGTACATGA
- the bioC gene encoding malonyl-ACP O-methyltransferase BioC, with amino-acid sequence MIEQAVFISHSQADKKAISESFSRAASTYDQHAEFQRQVGQHILERMPSDLTGKKVLDLGCGTGYFAKLLALRGAKVIAADLSDAMLRATASRCEQLDVKCELVDADALPFSDASFDFVFSSLALQWCEDLSLPLREIRRVLNRGGRAYFSTLLDGSLLELKNAWSKVDAYQHVNEFLTSKQVKLALAQAGCSTHKIDSFPITLRYRSALELMKDLKGIGASHVDGRAVGLVTKSKLIRVDKAYRQLHAPQGLIPATYQVCLGEISAC; translated from the coding sequence ATGATAGAGCAAGCAGTATTCATCTCTCATTCTCAAGCCGACAAAAAGGCGATTTCCGAATCGTTTAGTCGTGCTGCCAGTACATACGACCAACATGCTGAGTTTCAGCGTCAGGTTGGTCAACATATTTTAGAAAGAATGCCCTCAGACCTTACTGGAAAAAAGGTTCTCGACTTAGGTTGCGGGACTGGGTATTTTGCAAAACTTCTCGCATTGCGAGGAGCTAAAGTTATTGCTGCAGATCTGTCTGACGCTATGCTACGAGCGACCGCATCACGTTGTGAACAACTGGATGTAAAGTGTGAACTTGTGGATGCCGATGCTCTTCCGTTTTCAGACGCCAGCTTTGATTTCGTATTTTCAAGCTTAGCACTTCAATGGTGCGAGGACTTGTCTTTACCACTTCGAGAAATCCGTCGTGTATTAAACCGCGGTGGGCGAGCATACTTTTCTACCTTGCTAGATGGCTCTTTACTTGAGTTGAAGAACGCTTGGTCTAAAGTTGATGCATATCAACATGTCAATGAATTTCTGACGAGTAAACAGGTAAAACTTGCGTTAGCGCAAGCAGGGTGCAGTACTCATAAAATAGACTCATTTCCTATCACTTTGAGGTACCGCTCCGCTCTGGAGCTGATGAAAGACCTAAAGGGGATAGGCGCGAGCCATGTAGACGGTCGTGCTGTAGGGCTAGTCACTAAGTCCAAGCTTATTCGTGTGGATAAAGCTTACCGACAATTACATGCCCCTCAAGGTTTAATACCTGCAACTTATCAAGTTTGTTTAGGAGAAATTTCAGCATGCTGA
- the bioB gene encoding biotin synthase BioB, giving the protein MEVRHNWTHAEVRAFMDKPFMDLLFDAQIVHRHYQQHNHVQVSTLLSIKTGACPEDCKYCPQSARYTTDVEKERLMEVERVLDAAKKAKNAGSTRFCMGAAWKNPKSRDMPHLTEMIKGVKGMGLETCMTLGMLTPDQADELATAGLDYYNHNLDTSPEFYGSIITTRTYQDRLDTLSHVRDAGMKICSGGIIGMGESVNDRAGLLVELANLPVHPESVPINMLVKVKGTPLESVDDVDPFDFIRLIAIARIMMPMSAVRLSAGRENMNEQMQTLCFMAGANSVFYGCKLLTTPNPSEDKDMLLFKKLGINSQAVSQKPDEIEENELLDRVVERVAARPAKDDLFYDASV; this is encoded by the coding sequence GTGGAAGTTCGTCATAACTGGACTCATGCCGAAGTCAGAGCCTTTATGGATAAACCTTTTATGGACCTACTGTTTGACGCACAGATCGTTCATAGGCATTACCAACAGCACAATCATGTCCAAGTAAGCACATTACTTTCCATTAAAACGGGTGCGTGTCCTGAAGACTGTAAATACTGCCCTCAGAGTGCTCGATACACGACGGACGTTGAAAAAGAGCGCTTGATGGAAGTAGAGCGTGTATTGGATGCGGCTAAAAAAGCAAAAAACGCGGGCTCCACTCGCTTCTGTATGGGAGCTGCATGGAAGAACCCGAAATCTCGCGATATGCCGCATCTGACTGAAATGATTAAAGGCGTGAAAGGCATGGGGCTAGAAACCTGCATGACGCTGGGTATGTTGACCCCCGATCAGGCCGACGAATTGGCTACCGCGGGGCTGGATTACTACAATCACAACCTCGATACCTCTCCGGAATTTTACGGCAGTATTATTACCACTCGTACGTACCAAGACCGCTTAGATACTCTTTCACACGTCCGCGATGCAGGTATGAAAATCTGCTCTGGCGGTATCATCGGCATGGGAGAAAGCGTCAACGATCGAGCAGGTCTTCTCGTTGAATTAGCGAACTTACCCGTCCACCCTGAAAGTGTGCCAATTAATATGCTAGTTAAAGTGAAAGGAACACCGTTAGAAAGTGTGGACGATGTTGACCCGTTTGACTTCATTCGCTTGATTGCGATTGCTCGTATTATGATGCCAATGTCTGCTGTTCGTTTATCTGCTGGTCGTGAGAATATGAATGAACAAATGCAAACACTTTGCTTTATGGCTGGTGCGAATTCTGTTTTTTACGGTTGTAAGCTTCTTACGACACCAAACCCTTCTGAAGACAAAGATATGCTGCTGTTCAAAAAGTTGGGTATTAATAGCCAAGCCGTTAGTCAAAAGCCGGATGAAATCGAAGAGAATGAATTATTAGACAGGGTTGTTGAGCGCGTTGCTGCACGTCCTGCTAAAGACGATTTATTCTATGATGCAAGCGTTTAG
- a CDS encoding replication-associated recombination protein A: MSNYSLDFSGDEDFRPLAARMRPETVEQYIGQQHILGEGKPLRRALEAGHLHSMILWGPPGTGKTTLAEVAANYANAEVERVSAVTSGVKDIRIAIEKARDNKVAGRKTILFVDEVHRFNKSQQDAFLPHIEDGTVTFIGATTENPSFELNNALLSRARVYKLSSLKEEDILDVLNQALSDEDRGLGKESAEFEEGVLDRLSELVNGDARMSLNYLELLFDMATEKDDKKQITLALLAEVAGEKVARFDNKGDIWYDLISALHKSIRGSDPDAALYWAARMISAGCDPLYVARRLLAIASEDIGNADPRAMQVALSAWDCFARVGPAEGERAIAQAVVYLACAPKSNAVYNAWKQALRDAQNHPEYEVPPHLRNAPTSLMKDLGYGEEYRYAHNEPGAYAAGEQYFPPEMAETRYYFPTNRGLETKIGEKLDYLSSLDAKSPQKRYEK, encoded by the coding sequence ATGAGTAACTATTCGCTCGACTTTTCTGGTGACGAGGACTTTCGTCCTTTAGCCGCACGCATGCGCCCAGAAACCGTCGAGCAATATATTGGTCAGCAACATATTCTGGGCGAAGGTAAGCCTCTTCGTCGTGCTTTAGAAGCTGGGCATTTGCATTCCATGATCCTATGGGGACCGCCGGGCACTGGGAAAACGACATTGGCTGAAGTCGCGGCAAATTATGCTAATGCGGAAGTTGAGCGCGTTTCTGCGGTGACCTCCGGTGTCAAAGATATCCGTATTGCCATTGAAAAAGCACGTGATAACAAAGTCGCAGGTAGGAAAACCATCTTGTTCGTGGACGAGGTACACCGCTTCAATAAAAGTCAGCAAGATGCTTTTTTACCCCATATTGAAGATGGCACCGTAACTTTCATTGGCGCGACAACCGAAAATCCTTCCTTTGAGCTGAACAATGCACTTCTTTCAAGAGCGCGAGTTTATAAGCTATCGTCGTTAAAAGAAGAGGATATTCTCGATGTTCTCAACCAAGCACTGTCTGATGAAGACAGAGGGTTAGGTAAAGAATCAGCAGAATTTGAAGAGGGTGTGTTAGACCGTTTATCTGAATTGGTTAACGGTGATGCCCGAATGTCGCTTAATTATCTCGAATTGTTGTTCGATATGGCAACAGAGAAAGATGACAAGAAGCAAATCACATTAGCGTTACTTGCAGAAGTCGCAGGGGAAAAGGTCGCCCGTTTCGATAACAAAGGCGATATTTGGTACGATTTAATCTCCGCACTCCATAAATCCATTCGAGGTTCTGACCCGGATGCTGCGTTGTATTGGGCTGCAAGGATGATCAGTGCTGGTTGCGATCCACTGTATGTTGCGCGTCGGTTGCTTGCTATTGCATCTGAAGATATTGGTAATGCCGATCCTAGGGCGATGCAGGTTGCGCTATCTGCTTGGGATTGTTTCGCTAGAGTTGGTCCCGCAGAAGGTGAGCGAGCCATTGCTCAAGCGGTGGTGTATTTAGCCTGTGCACCCAAAAGTAACGCAGTATATAACGCTTGGAAACAAGCATTGAGAGATGCACAAAATCACCCAGAATACGAAGTTCCCCCTCACCTACGCAATGCGCCGACCAGTCTAATGAAAGATCTCGGTTACGGAGAGGAGTACCGTTATGCTCATAATGAGCCAGGTGCTTATGCTGCAGGTGAGCAATATTTCCCCCCTGAAATGGCAGAGACTCGTTACTATTTTCCGACAAATCGCGGCTTAGAGACCAAAATCGGCGAAAAGTTAGATTATCTCTCCTCTTTGGACGCAAAAAGCCCACAAAAGCGCTATGAAAAGTAG
- the bioA gene encoding adenosylmethionine--8-amino-7-oxononanoate transaminase, with protein sequence MDLAFDREHIWHPYTSTLTPLTCYPIVGACGVHLELEGGNKLIDGMSSWWSTIHGYNHPVLNDAAKSQIDKMSHVMFGGITHDPAINLCKKLLNLAPSNMEHVFLADSGSVAVEVSLKMALQYWHAKGQNRPKFLTLRNGYHGDTFAAMSVTDPDNSMHSLYKGFLPEHLFADSPKTGFSEPWDATNISDFELQLKTHHKDIAAVILEPIVQGAGGMNIYHPQFLSEVRNLCDKYDVLLILDEIATGFGRTGKMFACEHANVLPDILCVGKAITGGYMTLSATLTSKHVADTVCGGEAGCFMHGPTFMANPLACAVADASLGLLEDGSWSQQVSTIEAQFSEKLPDLEHHARVKNVRWVGAIGVVETHENVDMESIQKHFVDHGVWIRPFMNRIYLMPPYISKPEHIEKLIGAISSALDLDSCFK encoded by the coding sequence ATGGATTTAGCCTTCGACCGAGAGCACATCTGGCATCCCTACACATCAACTCTGACACCTCTGACCTGCTACCCCATAGTAGGAGCGTGCGGTGTACACCTCGAATTAGAGGGTGGGAATAAGCTAATAGATGGTATGTCGTCTTGGTGGTCGACGATTCATGGGTACAATCATCCAGTATTAAATGACGCTGCAAAATCTCAAATTGACAAGATGTCTCATGTGATGTTCGGTGGCATTACGCATGATCCAGCGATTAACCTTTGTAAAAAGCTATTGAATCTAGCGCCCAGTAATATGGAACATGTGTTTCTAGCGGATTCAGGATCAGTCGCTGTAGAAGTTAGCCTAAAAATGGCACTGCAATATTGGCACGCCAAAGGTCAAAATCGCCCTAAGTTCCTCACCCTCAGAAATGGTTACCATGGCGACACATTTGCTGCTATGTCTGTCACCGATCCAGATAATTCCATGCACAGCTTGTATAAAGGTTTCTTGCCAGAACACTTGTTCGCCGACAGTCCGAAGACAGGCTTTTCTGAACCTTGGGACGCCACAAATATCAGTGACTTTGAACTGCAATTAAAAACTCATCACAAAGATATTGCGGCAGTGATCCTCGAGCCAATAGTACAAGGCGCGGGAGGAATGAATATTTATCACCCGCAGTTTCTATCAGAGGTACGTAATCTTTGCGACAAATATGATGTGCTCTTGATTCTAGATGAAATCGCGACGGGGTTTGGGCGAACTGGGAAGATGTTTGCCTGTGAGCACGCAAATGTTCTCCCCGATATTCTATGCGTAGGCAAGGCCATAACGGGTGGATATATGACGTTATCTGCAACGCTAACCTCTAAACACGTCGCAGATACAGTGTGCGGTGGTGAAGCGGGTTGCTTTATGCATGGTCCAACCTTTATGGCGAACCCACTCGCTTGCGCTGTCGCCGATGCCAGCTTAGGGCTGCTAGAAGACGGAAGCTGGTCACAACAAGTTTCGACGATTGAAGCTCAGTTTTCCGAAAAACTACCAGATTTAGAGCATCATGCACGAGTCAAAAATGTCCGGTGGGTGGGAGCCATAGGCGTCGTTGAAACTCACGAAAATGTTGATATGGAGTCGATTCAGAAACATTTTGTTGATCACGGTGTTTGGATCCGCCCTTTCATGAACAGAATCTACCTAATGCCTCCGTACATTAGTAAACCAGAGCATATAGAAAAACTGATAGGCGCCATTTCAAGCGCGCTCGATCTAGATAGCTGCTTCAAATGA